One Dietzia sp. JS16-p6b genomic window carries:
- a CDS encoding cation-translocating P-type ATPase, giving the protein MSDACGCGPDDPPAGDGENRGPEHLWQVTEIRAAAAAGSLLLTGLLLGRTVGPHPAEFVLYAVALLVAGSTFVPSTLRRLARGSIGVGTLMTIAATGAVILGEVEEAALLAFLFAISEGLEEYSVARTRRGLRSLLSLVPSTATVLRGGRELRVGPDDLRLGEVMIVRPGERIATDGTIRVGRTALDNSAITGESVPVEAGPGDEVYAGSINGSGALEVTVTAEARENSLARIVQIVEAEQSRRGEAQRLADTVARPLVPGILVAAALIAVVGSLFGDPQVWIERALVVLVAASPCALAISVPVTVYAAVGAASRFGVLVKGGAALEALGRIRGIALDKTGTLTRNRPVVVEIATADGVSGAEVLAVAAALEVRSEHPLAAAILDAAGHEVPAAREVAAVTGAGLTGLLDGRTVRLGRPGWIQPGPLAADVERMQHHGSTAVLVERAGEVLGAIAVRDEPRPEAAEVVAALRRDGYRVAMLTGDNGRTARALAAEVGIDDVHADLRPEDKARIVARLRTEGSTAMVGDGVNDAPALATADLGIAMGAMGNDVAIETADVALLGEDLRHLPQALQHARRSRRIMLQNIGLSLAIILVLVPVALAGVLGLAAVVLVHELAEILVIANGVRAGRTRRSVAAAPLDEVGDAVPASPSVE; this is encoded by the coding sequence GTGAGCGACGCGTGCGGGTGCGGCCCCGATGACCCTCCGGCCGGGGACGGTGAGAACCGCGGTCCGGAACACCTGTGGCAGGTCACCGAGATCCGGGCCGCTGCCGCGGCCGGATCACTGCTTCTGACGGGACTGCTCCTCGGCCGGACCGTCGGGCCCCACCCGGCCGAGTTCGTGCTGTACGCGGTCGCGCTCCTGGTCGCGGGCTCCACGTTCGTCCCGTCGACTCTCCGACGCCTGGCGCGGGGCAGCATCGGCGTGGGCACGCTCATGACCATCGCGGCCACCGGCGCGGTGATCCTCGGCGAGGTCGAGGAGGCCGCCCTGCTGGCGTTCCTCTTCGCCATCAGCGAGGGGCTCGAGGAGTATTCGGTCGCACGCACCCGCCGAGGCCTGCGCTCCCTGTTGTCGCTGGTTCCGTCGACCGCCACCGTCCTCCGCGGCGGGCGCGAGCTGCGGGTCGGGCCCGACGACCTTCGTCTGGGCGAGGTGATGATCGTCCGACCGGGCGAGCGGATCGCCACCGACGGCACGATCCGCGTCGGCCGCACCGCCCTGGACAACTCGGCGATCACCGGCGAATCGGTCCCGGTCGAGGCCGGTCCGGGGGACGAGGTGTACGCGGGGTCGATCAACGGCAGCGGCGCCCTGGAGGTCACGGTCACCGCGGAGGCGCGGGAGAACTCGCTGGCGAGGATCGTCCAGATCGTCGAGGCCGAACAGTCACGCAGGGGCGAGGCCCAGCGGCTGGCCGACACCGTCGCCAGGCCCCTGGTCCCGGGCATCCTCGTGGCCGCCGCGCTGATCGCGGTGGTGGGGAGCCTGTTCGGCGACCCGCAGGTGTGGATCGAACGGGCCCTCGTCGTCCTGGTGGCGGCCTCGCCCTGCGCCCTGGCGATCTCTGTGCCCGTCACCGTGTACGCCGCCGTGGGTGCGGCCAGCCGGTTCGGTGTGCTGGTCAAGGGAGGCGCCGCTCTGGAGGCCCTCGGCCGCATCCGCGGAATCGCCCTGGACAAGACCGGCACCCTCACCCGCAATCGTCCCGTCGTCGTCGAGATCGCGACCGCGGACGGGGTCTCCGGGGCGGAGGTCCTCGCGGTGGCCGCCGCCCTGGAGGTCCGCAGCGAGCATCCGTTGGCGGCGGCGATCCTGGACGCCGCCGGCCACGAGGTCCCCGCGGCCCGGGAGGTCGCCGCTGTCACCGGCGCCGGCCTCACCGGGCTGCTCGACGGGCGGACGGTCCGGTTGGGTCGGCCCGGATGGATCCAGCCCGGCCCCCTGGCGGCGGACGTCGAACGGATGCAGCACCACGGCTCGACGGCCGTGCTGGTCGAGCGGGCGGGCGAGGTGCTGGGGGCGATCGCGGTCCGCGACGAGCCGCGGCCCGAGGCCGCGGAGGTGGTCGCCGCGTTGCGCCGCGACGGCTACCGGGTGGCGATGCTCACCGGGGACAACGGCCGCACCGCCCGCGCGCTGGCGGCCGAGGTGGGGATCGACGACGTCCACGCGGACCTCCGGCCGGAGGACAAGGCCCGCATCGTCGCCCGGCTCCGCACGGAGGGGTCGACGGCGATGGTCGGCGACGGCGTCAACGACGCCCCCGCCCTGGCGACCGCGGACCTGGGAATCGCGATGGGGGCGATGGGCAACGACGTCGCGATCGAGACCGCCGACGTCGCACTTCTGGGCGAGGACCTGCGGCACCTGCCCCAGGCGCTGCAGCACGCCCGCCGCTCCCGCCGGATCATGCTGCAGAACATCGGGCTCTCGCTGGCTATCATCCTCGTCCTGGTGCCCGTGGCCCTGGCCGGCGTCCTGGGGCTGGCCGCGGTCGTACTGGTGCACGAGCTCGCGGAGATCCTGGTGATCGCCAACGGTGTCCGCGCCGGACGCACGCGACGCTCCGTCGCGGCAGCGCCCCTCGACGAGGTCGGGGACGCCGTGCCCGCCTCACCCTCTGTGGAGTGA
- a CDS encoding RNA polymerase sigma factor — protein sequence MTPPPVPPGEYPDRTLVLRAQDGDPDAFDVLIDRHQGRLFRIAYLVLGDRQDSEDVVQETLLTAWKRLHLLEDPDAVRSWLAQICSRRATDIARRRARRSTDAQPPELLHVHRDEGPRADPARTTEVNAQMQALARVLGTMDPDLRSCWTLREIDGMSYRDVAAALDITESTARGRLARARTHVIDYMKEWR from the coding sequence ATGACCCCCCCGCCCGTCCCGCCGGGGGAGTACCCCGACCGCACCCTGGTGCTCCGCGCCCAGGACGGCGACCCCGACGCCTTCGACGTGCTGATCGACCGCCACCAGGGGCGCCTGTTCCGGATCGCCTACCTGGTGCTGGGCGATCGGCAGGACAGTGAGGACGTGGTGCAGGAGACCCTGCTCACCGCCTGGAAGCGGCTGCATCTGCTGGAGGATCCGGACGCGGTGCGCAGCTGGCTGGCCCAGATCTGCTCGCGGCGGGCGACCGACATCGCCCGCCGCCGTGCCCGGCGTTCGACCGACGCCCAGCCGCCCGAGCTCCTGCACGTCCACCGCGACGAGGGCCCCCGGGCCGACCCCGCCCGCACCACGGAGGTCAACGCCCAGATGCAGGCCCTGGCCCGGGTTCTGGGCACGATGGACCCGGACCTCCGGTCGTGCTGGACGCTGCGCGAGATCGACGGGATGTCCTACCGGGATGTCGCTGCCGCGCTCGACATCACCGAGTCCACCGCGCGGGGTCGACTCGCACGCGCCCGAACGCACGTGATCGACTACATGAAGGAATGGCGGTGA
- a CDS encoding DUF6286 domain-containing protein encodes MSARRRAGARPRRSGLIRRPPRAVPVVLLAAALLIVGGLGTWVLVTYLVDDTWPAAASATVETISGTGLGSTETRIAAVVLAVAGCALMLSAIVPGRPSRVLVLGDDVPGETAISRRDVARRIQRRTENVDGVRGASVAVGRRRVDVAVETVVDDTAPVTRGATAAVEEALAELRPLGPTRHRVRTHRRS; translated from the coding sequence ATGAGCGCACGACGCCGCGCGGGCGCACGCCCCCGCCGCAGCGGACTGATCAGACGGCCACCGCGCGCCGTCCCGGTGGTACTGCTCGCCGCGGCGCTCCTCATCGTAGGCGGCCTGGGGACCTGGGTGCTGGTGACCTACCTGGTCGACGACACCTGGCCCGCGGCGGCGTCCGCGACGGTGGAGACGATCTCGGGGACGGGACTCGGATCGACGGAGACGCGCATCGCCGCCGTGGTGCTGGCGGTGGCCGGGTGTGCCCTGATGCTGTCCGCGATCGTGCCGGGACGCCCCTCGCGCGTGCTCGTACTGGGGGACGACGTCCCGGGTGAGACCGCCATCTCCCGACGGGACGTGGCCCGCCGCATCCAACGTCGCACCGAGAACGTCGACGGGGTCCGCGGGGCGAGCGTGGCCGTGGGTCGACGCCGGGTCGACGTGGCAGTGGAGACCGTGGTCGACGACACCGCCCCGGTGACCCGCGGCGCCACCGCCGCCGTGGAGGAGGCGCTGGCCGAACTCCGGCCGCTCGGCCCGACGCGTCACCGTGTGCGCACCCACCGAAGAAGCTGA
- a CDS encoding Asp23/Gls24 family envelope stress response protein, which yields MTTAQRGLTTIPASVVGRIAEQVASEYAHVGGPAGGLLGVGARRDFDSRPSATCDLYGTVAVLRLDVGVAFPVDLAETCRGLRRHVQDRVAELTGLQVGRLDIEISWLNPGTATRGALR from the coding sequence GTGACCACCGCGCAACGGGGCCTGACCACCATCCCCGCCTCCGTCGTGGGGCGGATCGCCGAGCAGGTCGCCTCCGAATACGCCCACGTGGGCGGGCCCGCGGGAGGGCTACTGGGTGTGGGCGCGCGCCGGGACTTCGACTCGCGCCCGTCGGCGACCTGCGACCTCTACGGAACGGTCGCGGTGCTCCGGCTCGACGTCGGCGTCGCGTTCCCCGTGGACCTCGCCGAGACGTGCCGCGGTCTGCGCCGGCACGTGCAGGACAGGGTCGCCGAGCTGACCGGCCTGCAGGTGGGCCGACTGGACATCGAGATCTCGTGGCTCAACCCCGGGACCGCGACGAGAGGAGCACTGCGATGA
- a CDS encoding Asp23/Gls24 family envelope stress response protein, whose product MSNAIPKTGREQSREQQAAEAAEAAAQEKAVETKPARGPLQTSRGVTTLDDGVVAKIAGMAAREVPGVYDMGNAARRAFSAVTDRIPNAQTNVTGGISVEKGETQTAIDVTVVVEYGASIVDVGNAIRRNVIDQVEGTTGLEVVEVNVNVTDVRLPQDDDDDNGRSGSDSGRGTELR is encoded by the coding sequence ATGTCGAACGCAATCCCCAAGACCGGTCGTGAGCAGTCTCGTGAGCAGCAGGCCGCCGAGGCCGCGGAGGCCGCCGCGCAGGAGAAGGCTGTCGAGACCAAGCCCGCGCGCGGACCGCTCCAGACGTCCCGCGGGGTGACCACCCTGGACGACGGTGTCGTGGCCAAGATCGCCGGCATGGCCGCGCGTGAGGTCCCCGGCGTCTACGACATGGGCAACGCCGCCCGCCGCGCCTTCTCAGCGGTGACCGATCGCATCCCCAACGCCCAGACCAACGTCACCGGCGGCATCAGCGTCGAGAAAGGCGAGACCCAGACGGCGATCGACGTGACGGTGGTCGTGGAGTACGGCGCCTCGATCGTCGACGTGGGCAACGCCATCCGGCGCAACGTCATCGACCAGGTCGAGGGCACCACCGGGCTCGAGGTGGTCGAGGTCAACGTCAACGTCACCGATGTCCGCCTGCCCCAGGACGACGACGACGACAACGGCCGCTCCGGCTCCGACAGCGGTCGCGGCACCGAACTCCGCTGA